In the genome of Halobacterium noricense, one region contains:
- the tatC gene encoding twin-arginine translocase subunit TatC produces MAEEPDGGRDRNHDWEGLAPAVRPVDSADSGHSEWGDLSPAVRRVDGADGYAGPRVTRDDEWCDLTPAVERVETDDGDEWDWDDDAIAAAGDKSADPASGGEPELLADDDHQADDPDEDAALDPRENSVVDAEENPAPPDDGIGLDAPESDVEEPLAVHVEEMVKRLAIVIAVAALVSVVVFPLTEGLITTIWNYVLPGGEAVDPRVYQPLELVITQVKVASLAGLVIALPVFVYESYAFMRPGLYRHERRYYLAAVPTSLVLAVLGVLFAYLLVLPYTMNYFQGYTEGTADVAFALGSTFNLILMVMGYLAVVFQIPLFIMLAIMLGVTTRQWLEDRRLLFWAAFAGISFTFGAIDPTGVVPIIVALTMIALFEGTLALLRWTGN; encoded by the coding sequence ATGGCCGAGGAACCGGACGGCGGGCGCGACCGCAACCACGACTGGGAGGGGCTCGCGCCAGCCGTCCGTCCCGTCGATAGCGCGGACAGCGGGCACAGCGAGTGGGGCGACCTCTCGCCCGCAGTCCGCCGCGTCGACGGCGCTGACGGCTACGCAGGCCCGCGGGTCACCCGCGACGACGAGTGGTGCGACCTCACGCCCGCCGTCGAACGCGTCGAAACCGACGACGGCGACGAGTGGGACTGGGACGACGACGCCATCGCGGCCGCGGGCGACAAGAGCGCCGACCCCGCGTCGGGCGGCGAACCCGAACTGCTCGCCGACGACGACCACCAGGCCGACGACCCCGACGAGGACGCCGCGCTCGACCCGCGCGAGAACTCCGTCGTCGACGCCGAGGAGAACCCGGCACCGCCGGACGACGGTATCGGCTTGGACGCCCCCGAGTCCGACGTCGAAGAGCCGCTGGCCGTCCACGTCGAGGAGATGGTCAAGCGGCTCGCCATCGTCATCGCCGTCGCCGCGCTCGTCAGCGTCGTCGTCTTCCCGCTCACGGAGGGCCTCATCACCACCATCTGGAACTACGTCCTCCCCGGCGGCGAAGCCGTCGACCCCCGCGTCTACCAGCCCCTCGAACTCGTCATCACGCAGGTGAAGGTTGCGAGCCTCGCGGGCCTCGTCATCGCGTTGCCCGTGTTCGTCTACGAGTCCTACGCGTTCATGCGCCCCGGCCTCTACCGCCACGAGCGCCGCTACTACCTCGCCGCCGTCCCGACGAGCCTCGTGCTCGCCGTGCTCGGCGTCCTCTTCGCGTACCTGCTCGTGCTCCCGTACACGATGAACTACTTCCAGGGCTACACCGAAGGGACCGCCGACGTCGCGTTCGCCCTGGGCTCGACGTTCAACCTCATCCTCATGGTGATGGGCTACCTCGCGGTGGTCTTCCAGATTCCGCTGTTCATCATGCTCGCCATCATGCTCGGCGTCACCACCCGCCAGTGGCTCGAAGACCGCCGCCTCCTCTTCTGGGCGGCGTTCGCCGGCATCTCGTTCACGTTCGGCGCTATCGACCCGACCGGCGTGGTCCCCATCATCGTCGCCCTCACGATGATTGCCCTCTTCGAAGGGACGCTCGCGCTGCTGCGGTGGACGGGTAACTAA
- the rpiA gene encoding ribose-5-phosphate isomerase RpiA produces the protein MKNTGGSDAAKRRAGEAAADDVEHGMVVGLGTGSTAAHAIRAIGERDLDVEGVPTSYQSRRLAIEAGIPLTTLEEASVDLAIDGADQVAGTDLVKGGGAAHAREKYVDASADRFVVVADPSKEVDALDYPVPVEVLPDAQPVVAERVRGLGGEPELRAAERKDGPVVTDNGNLVLDCEFGALDDPGEVAAALSELPGVVEHGLFVGLADAVYVGTDDGVRVTDA, from the coding sequence ATGAAGAACACGGGCGGCAGCGACGCGGCGAAGCGGCGCGCGGGCGAGGCGGCGGCCGACGACGTCGAGCACGGGATGGTCGTCGGGCTCGGGACGGGGAGCACGGCGGCGCACGCGATTCGCGCCATCGGCGAGCGCGACCTCGACGTCGAGGGCGTGCCGACCTCCTACCAGTCCCGCCGACTCGCCATCGAGGCGGGGATTCCGTTGACGACGCTGGAGGAGGCGTCCGTCGACCTCGCCATCGATGGAGCCGACCAGGTCGCGGGCACGGACCTCGTGAAGGGCGGCGGCGCGGCGCACGCCCGCGAGAAGTACGTGGACGCCAGTGCGGACCGCTTCGTCGTCGTCGCGGACCCCTCGAAGGAGGTGGACGCGCTGGACTACCCCGTGCCAGTCGAAGTGCTGCCGGACGCGCAGCCGGTCGTCGCCGAGCGCGTGCGCGGACTCGGTGGGGAGCCCGAACTCCGCGCCGCCGAGCGGAAGGACGGCCCCGTGGTGACGGACAACGGAAACCTCGTGCTGGACTGCGAGTTCGGCGCGCTTGACGACCCCGGCGAGGTGGCGGCGGCGCTGTCGGAACTCCCGGGCGTCGTCGAACACGGGCTGTTCGTCGGGCTGGCCGACGCTGTCTACGTGGGGACTGACGACGGCGTACGGGTCACGGACGCGTAG
- a CDS encoding DUF1931 family protein — protein MADLIVKAAVKEELDDKNVASDFYEALDEEVSELLEDAAARAESNGRKTVQPRDL, from the coding sequence ATGGCAGACCTCATCGTCAAGGCCGCTGTGAAGGAAGAACTCGACGACAAGAACGTTGCCTCCGACTTCTACGAGGCGCTCGACGAAGAAGTGTCGGAGCTCCTCGAAGACGCCGCGGCACGCGCCGAGTCCAACGGTCGCAAGACCGTCCAGCCGCGCGACCTGTAA
- a CDS encoding DUF7563 family protein, whose protein sequence is MPRCDHCDAHVSENFARVFADEAGRLHACPNCAANVGIAEVSKDRARRA, encoded by the coding sequence ATGCCCCGCTGTGACCACTGCGACGCCCACGTCTCCGAGAACTTCGCGCGCGTGTTCGCCGACGAGGCCGGCCGCCTCCACGCGTGCCCGAACTGTGCGGCGAACGTCGGCATCGCCGAAGTGTCGAAAGACCGCGCCCGCCGGGCCTGA
- a CDS encoding GIY-YIG nuclease family protein → MHYVYLLECSDDTYYTGYTTDVERRVAEHDAGDGAKYTRGRTPVTLQYVEPFETKSTAMSREYELKQRSRGQKEKLVAEQDDPWPA, encoded by the coding sequence GTGCATTACGTCTATCTGTTGGAGTGCAGCGACGACACCTACTACACGGGCTACACGACGGACGTCGAGCGCCGCGTCGCCGAACACGACGCCGGCGACGGCGCGAAGTACACGCGCGGCCGCACCCCCGTCACCCTCCAGTACGTCGAGCCCTTCGAGACGAAGTCCACGGCGATGAGCCGGGAGTACGAACTCAAACAGCGCTCGCGCGGACAGAAGGAGAAACTCGTGGCCGAGCAAGACGACCCGTGGCCGGCCTGA
- a CDS encoding phosphoglucomutase/phosphomannomutase family protein, with product MDGISFGTDGWRATLDVFTSGRVRSVAQATADYLASEGHTGETVAVGYDARETSEGFAEDIADVLTANGFDVLLPERDCPTPLVAHAIVERDLAGALVVTASHNPPEYNGVKFIPEDGAPALPEVTEAIEANLREPVEGAAQGDVREVDLVTPHAEHCRDLIDADLSGLTVVYDAMHGSGRGVTDDLLEAAGAEVIRERCDRDPEFGGTPPEPDEANLQGLALAVDEHDADFGVANDGDADRVAVVTPERGVLDGNRFYALAYDYLLKSDAGPAVRTVSTTFLVDRLADAHGCEVVETPVGFKWVADAMGEHDALFGGEESGGYTMRGHVREKDGILMALLAAAAASERPLDDRLDAIADEYGDIHQDKVSVDCPDDRKVAVLDELEDRLPDEVAGVPVERVNDTDGFKILLADGSWLLVRPSGTEPKMRVYAEGDSPERVADLLAAGRDLVEPLV from the coding sequence ATGGACGGCATCTCCTTCGGGACGGACGGCTGGCGGGCGACGCTGGACGTGTTCACGAGCGGGCGCGTCCGCTCGGTCGCACAGGCTACCGCGGACTACCTCGCCAGCGAAGGCCACACCGGCGAAACCGTCGCGGTCGGCTACGACGCCCGCGAGACGTCGGAAGGGTTCGCCGAGGACATCGCGGACGTACTCACGGCGAACGGCTTCGACGTGCTGTTGCCCGAGCGCGACTGCCCGACGCCGCTGGTCGCACACGCCATCGTGGAGCGCGACCTCGCGGGCGCGCTCGTCGTCACGGCCTCGCACAACCCACCGGAGTACAACGGCGTGAAGTTCATTCCCGAGGACGGCGCGCCAGCGCTCCCCGAGGTCACCGAGGCCATCGAGGCAAACCTCCGCGAACCCGTGGAGGGCGCAGCGCAGGGCGACGTCCGCGAGGTCGACCTCGTGACGCCGCACGCCGAGCACTGTCGCGACCTGATAGACGCGGACCTCTCCGGGCTGACGGTCGTGTACGATGCGATGCACGGGAGCGGCCGTGGCGTCACCGACGACCTACTGGAAGCCGCCGGCGCGGAAGTGATTCGGGAGCGCTGCGACCGCGACCCCGAGTTCGGCGGTACGCCGCCCGAGCCCGACGAGGCGAACCTGCAGGGGCTCGCGCTCGCCGTCGACGAACACGACGCTGACTTCGGCGTCGCCAACGACGGGGACGCCGACCGCGTCGCCGTCGTCACACCCGAACGCGGCGTCCTCGACGGGAACCGGTTCTACGCGCTCGCCTACGACTACCTCCTCAAATCCGACGCGGGTCCCGCAGTCCGCACGGTGTCGACGACGTTCCTCGTGGACCGCCTCGCCGACGCCCACGGCTGCGAGGTCGTGGAGACGCCGGTCGGCTTCAAGTGGGTCGCGGACGCGATGGGCGAGCACGACGCCCTGTTCGGCGGCGAGGAGTCCGGCGGGTACACGATGCGCGGGCACGTCCGCGAGAAGGACGGCATCCTGATGGCGCTGCTGGCGGCCGCCGCGGCCAGCGAACGCCCGCTCGACGACCGCCTCGACGCCATCGCCGACGAGTACGGCGACATCCACCAGGACAAGGTGAGCGTCGACTGCCCGGACGACCGCAAGGTCGCGGTTCTGGACGAACTCGAGGACCGCCTCCCCGACGAGGTCGCCGGCGTCCCAGTCGAGCGCGTCAACGACACGGACGGCTTCAAAATCCTGCTCGCGGACGGCTCGTGGCTGCTCGTTCGACCCTCGGGCACGGAGCCGAAGATGCGGGTGTACGCGGAGGGCGACAGCCCCGAGCGCGTCGCGGACCTCCTCGCGGCGGGCCGCGACCTCGTCGAACCGCTAGTCTAG
- a CDS encoding GNAT family N-acetyltransferase: MVRRASARDHLGVMRVLDGANLELSSETAQRRIDAGRVVVADDDNRIVGALVATRREEGVHIEAIAVRRRRRADGIGTALVEHAAGEWTPLTADFDPGVKPFYDSLGFDCEKRGDRYRGILD, encoded by the coding sequence GTGGTTCGCCGGGCGTCGGCCCGCGACCACCTCGGCGTGATGCGCGTGCTCGACGGCGCGAACCTCGAACTCTCCAGTGAGACCGCACAGCGACGCATCGACGCCGGCAGGGTCGTCGTGGCGGACGACGACAACCGCATCGTCGGCGCGCTCGTCGCTACCCGGCGGGAGGAAGGCGTCCACATCGAGGCCATCGCCGTGCGCCGCCGGCGGCGCGCGGACGGCATCGGCACCGCGCTCGTCGAACACGCCGCCGGCGAGTGGACGCCGCTGACGGCGGACTTCGACCCGGGCGTGAAGCCGTTCTACGATTCATTAGGTTTCGACTGCGAGAAACGAGGCGACCGGTATCGGGGAATTCTAGACTAG
- the samp2 gene encoding ubiquitin-like small modifier protein SAMP2, with product MRVTVEVVGEDTHEFDVTDETYADLLESIEVSPHEVSVMVDGTPVPEDQPVDAEHVRVLRLIRGG from the coding sequence ATGCGCGTGACCGTCGAGGTGGTCGGCGAGGACACCCACGAGTTCGACGTGACCGACGAGACGTACGCCGACCTCCTCGAATCAATTGAGGTCAGCCCGCACGAGGTCTCGGTGATGGTCGACGGGACGCCCGTTCCCGAGGACCAGCCCGTCGATGCCGAGCACGTGCGCGTGCTGCGGCTCATCCGGGGTGGGTAA
- a CDS encoding bactofilin family protein — translation MRPSTPRRALAFALAAVLAVSTFAGVAAAAADDQAGGTIVVEEGQTVTDGLQATGGTVVIRGTVQGDLEAFAGTVDVTESGTVTGNLGGAAGSIRIAGTVEGSVDAAGGSIDITETGVVRGDVKAGAGSFTHAGTVNGSVRVGAGSVTLTSTASVGGDFVYDGEFTQADGATVGGEVRHDSDLGSMQVSVLPNIAGWLVTLYVLALTLFVGALLLVALPGVSATVADATANSPLRTLGAGFLTLVGAPFVFVLLLFTIVGVPIAVVGMVLYALVLVLSYVWGAYAVGEWILGLADRESRWLALVAGVLAVHVVSYAPFLGDLIELVVLLFGLGGLTVAGYQHVRHRRGGDTESTA, via the coding sequence ATGCGTCCCTCCACTCCCCGCCGTGCGCTCGCGTTCGCCCTCGCTGCCGTCCTCGCGGTCTCGACGTTCGCCGGCGTCGCCGCTGCCGCCGCCGACGACCAGGCCGGCGGCACAATTGTCGTCGAGGAAGGCCAGACTGTCACCGACGGCCTGCAGGCGACCGGCGGCACGGTCGTCATCCGCGGCACCGTCCAAGGCGACCTCGAAGCGTTCGCCGGCACCGTCGACGTCACCGAGTCCGGCACCGTCACCGGCAACCTCGGGGGAGCCGCCGGGTCGATTCGCATCGCCGGCACCGTCGAGGGCAGCGTCGACGCCGCCGGCGGCAGCATCGACATCACCGAGACCGGCGTCGTCCGCGGTGACGTGAAAGCCGGCGCGGGCTCGTTCACCCACGCCGGCACGGTCAACGGGAGCGTGCGGGTCGGCGCTGGGAGCGTCACGCTGACCTCGACCGCCTCGGTCGGCGGCGACTTCGTCTACGACGGCGAATTCACGCAGGCCGACGGCGCCACCGTCGGCGGCGAGGTCCGCCACGACTCCGACCTCGGCTCGATGCAGGTCTCCGTGCTCCCCAACATCGCGGGGTGGCTCGTGACGCTGTACGTCCTCGCGCTCACGCTGTTCGTCGGCGCGCTCCTGCTGGTCGCGCTCCCCGGCGTCTCCGCGACCGTCGCCGACGCCACCGCGAACTCGCCGCTACGCACGCTCGGCGCGGGCTTCCTCACACTCGTCGGCGCACCGTTCGTCTTCGTCCTGCTGTTGTTCACCATCGTCGGCGTCCCGATAGCCGTCGTCGGAATGGTCCTCTACGCGCTCGTGCTCGTGCTCTCGTACGTCTGGGGTGCGTACGCCGTCGGCGAGTGGATACTCGGACTCGCCGACCGCGAGAGTCGCTGGCTCGCACTCGTCGCCGGCGTGCTCGCGGTCCACGTCGTCAGCTACGCGCCGTTCCTCGGCGACCTCATCGAGCTCGTCGTGCTGCTGTTCGGGCTCGGCGGCCTCACCGTCGCGGGCTACCAGCACGTCCGCCACCGGCGCGGCGGCGACACTGAATCGACGGCCTGA